The genomic window ACTGTTCCAGGCTCACATTTGGGTATTTCAGCCTCGAACCATTTCCGATATTCATTAAGCACCCGGTTGGTCTCTACTTCTCCCCCATAAATTCCAGGCACGGTAATAATAGACCGTTCTTTGATATAATCGTAAATCATCATTTCCATAGTATTAAACCGATTAATCCGGTCTACCCAGGAGGCAATAAGGGCGCTATCCCGGGTATAAACCAACCCGTCAGTATAGGCCAGGTCCTGGCCGATAAAGATGATGGGATTGCCCTTAAGCTCTCTGGCCAGATAAAAGGCCACCGTAGCTACCGACCCGCCGGCTGTTTCCAGGAAGCCTTTATCTCCGATGCGTTCACTCACCCAAAGGTCGAAAGGGTGGTTGGTGGAAAAAATAAACTTTGGCCCGGGGATATTCAGGATTTCCCAATAAGTTATCAGACCGGCCACCAGTGGGGGGCCTTCACTTAAGTCTATCCCCTCGAAGTAGCGGTAATTTGTCTGTTGAGGGTCAACCGCTACCACCAGGTCAGGTTTGACTCCTTGATTAAGGAGCGGTCGCAGGGAAGTATCAACGGCGATGAGAAGGGCCTTGCCTTTGGCCTTATTTAAAAGTGGAATATTCTTGTCCAGAGAAGGCCCCGCCGAGATGATAATAACAGGCAATCCGCTGGGAAAGACGTTAACCAGGTCTTTCACCCCTGGATTAGCCAGGGCGATGGGCAGGTTGGTCAAGATATTCTGCTGCCATTCAAATCCGAATCTGGCCAGGGTGGCTGCCTGAAGACGCTGGTTCTCCAGATAGGCCTTTATTTGGCGGCTGAGTGCTTCGTAATATTCGGGATATAGATCAACCGCCGGTCTGTGTTCTATGGTCCAGGTTCCCCGGTTTTTGAGAAACTGAAAATTTGCGGCTACCCATTTCAAAATAGACTCAGAGGTGGCGGTTACCGCTAAAGTCACCCTGGGTGAACGAAGGATGGGTCTTAAATCAACCAGGTGGAGAGCCGCCGAGAAGATATTCGAGTCTTTTTCTACCACCAGGATTTTAATATCAGGATTGCTTTCTTTTAAAAGCTCTTCCACATGATAACCCAGGCCAAAACCGTGGACAAAGACCACATCAGTGCGCGTAAGGTCTGCTGAAAGGGCGGCCTTCTTTGCTTCCCCTCTGGGGTCCTCCAGGCCGTGAATTAAAACCCCTTTATATCTTATGGTCGGCAGGCCTGTTTTACTTTCCAGTATTTCTATCCCCTTTGGCTTTACCAGCCGCTCCACCAGACTAGGATAAAGTTTTTTAAGAAGGGCGATGTTAGGCTTGAAAAATTTAGACTCAGCCAGTTCCCGTCCAGTTTTCAGAAAATTCTGGACCCTCTCGTTCATAAGAAGATAATAATCTCTGTAAAGCTGAGTTGAGGCTTGATGAGAGATAGTCCATATCTGGCGGTGTCTTATGGTCTCGAAGTTATTATCCAGCCAGTTAAGGAGAGCCTCAGGTTTAACCGAAATAGCCAGCTCAACCTGGGGGGAAGTCAACAAGTAGGAGAAATCTGCCAGGCTTATGGCCGCGGAAAATATTTCAAAATCAGCTTCGATAATAATGAGGAAGTTTTCCGGCCCCATTCGGTCAAAGATTTCTTTAATATGATAGCCCAAGCCTATCCCATAAATGATGACCACGTCTTCCCGGCCAAACTTGATCTGATCGGCCATCCGTTTGGCCTCACGTTGAGGATCATAACGGGAATGTAAATAGATGCCCTTATATTTGGCGGTAACTTGCCCGCTCTGGCTCTTTAAGAGTTCTAAGTCTTTAGGTTTCCTCAAGAGAGAGACTAAGGGAGGATACCGCTGCTGGATAAGTTTAAAGTTGGTGGTAAAGGGTTCCATTCCATCCCCTCGGTTTGTAACTGACAATTGTTATCGGCCAGACCCTTCT from bacterium includes these protein-coding regions:
- a CDS encoding 6-hydroxymethylpterin diphosphokinase MptE-like protein; amino-acid sequence: MSVTNRGDGMEPFTTNFKLIQQRYPPLVSLLRKPKDLELLKSQSGQVTAKYKGIYLHSRYDPQREAKRMADQIKFGREDVVIIYGIGLGYHIKEIFDRMGPENFLIIIEADFEIFSAAISLADFSYLLTSPQVELAISVKPEALLNWLDNNFETIRHRQIWTISHQASTQLYRDYYLLMNERVQNFLKTGRELAESKFFKPNIALLKKLYPSLVERLVKPKGIEILESKTGLPTIRYKGVLIHGLEDPRGEAKKAALSADLTRTDVVFVHGFGLGYHVEELLKESNPDIKILVVEKDSNIFSAALHLVDLRPILRSPRVTLAVTATSESILKWVAANFQFLKNRGTWTIEHRPAVDLYPEYYEALSRQIKAYLENQRLQAATLARFGFEWQQNILTNLPIALANPGVKDLVNVFPSGLPVIIISAGPSLDKNIPLLNKAKGKALLIAVDTSLRPLLNQGVKPDLVVAVDPQQTNYRYFEGIDLSEGPPLVAGLITYWEILNIPGPKFIFSTNHPFDLWVSERIGDKGFLETAGGSVATVAFYLARELKGNPIIFIGQDLAYTDGLVYTRDSALIASWVDRINRFNTMEMMIYDYIKERSIITVPGIYGGEVETNRVLNEYRKWFEAEIPKCEPGTVVINATGGGARIEGTLPLPFEETLERYCQKEIPVADTLERASLIPKANIIPKLKAEFNQTARSLSRIYNLADKRLRLARRSWYEDIKKGKLGQRKSQLEDKLRAEQDAFQTLKVLFYSEIFEEMQEAKKIEDRLEANYQQDLIWYQGLKNAAKTMGQLLLEAIKRL